Proteins encoded within one genomic window of Odocoileus virginianus isolate 20LAN1187 ecotype Illinois chromosome 2, Ovbor_1.2, whole genome shotgun sequence:
- the SIX3 gene encoding homeobox protein SIX3, which translates to MNIYPPLLPAPGFPYLSAGQSMVFRSPLDLYSSHFLLPNFADSHHRSLLLASSGGGNGSGGGGGGGGGGNGVGGGGAGGAGGGGGGSRAPPEELSMFQLPTLNFSPEQVASVCETLEETGDIERLGRFLWSLPVAPGACEAINKHESILRARAVVAFHTGNFRDLYHILENHKFTKESHGKLQAMWLEAHYQEAEKLRGRPLGPVDKYRVRKKFPLPRTIWDGEQKTHCFKERTRSLLREWYLQDPYPNPSKKRELAQATGLTPTQVGNWFKNRRQRDRAAAAKNRLQHQAIGPSGMRSLAEPGCPTHGSAESPSTAASPTTSVSSLTERADTGTSILSVTSSDSECDV; encoded by the exons ATGAATATTTATCCGCCGCTGCTTCCTGCTCCCGGCTTCCCTTACCTTTCCGCAG gTCAGTCCATGGTATTCCGCTCCCCCCTAGACCTCTATTCCTCCCACTTCTTGTTGCCAAACTTCGCCGATTCTCACCACCGCTCCCTACTTCTGGCGAGTAGCGGCGGCGGGAACGGctcgggaggcggcggcggcggcggcggcggcgggaacGGTGTGGGAGGCGGCGGTGCTGGCGGagcgggaggcggcggcggcggctccagGGCCCCCCCGGAAGAGTTGTCCATGTTCCAGCTGCCCACCCTCAACTTCTCGCCGGAGCAGGTGGCCAGCGTCTGCGAGACGCTGGAGGAGACGGGCGACATCGAGCGGCTGGGCCGCTTCCTCTGGTCGCTGCCCGTGGCCCCCGGGGCGTGCGAGGCCATCAACAAGCACGAGTCGATCCTGCGCGCGCGCGCCGTGGTCGCCTTCCACACGGGCAACTTCCGCGACCTCTACCACATCCTGGAGAACCACAAGTTCACCAAGGAGTCTCACGGCAAGCTGCAGGCCATGTGGCTCGAGGCGCACTACCAGGAGGCCGAGAAGCTGCGCGGCCGCCCGCTCGGCCCGGTGGACAAGTACCGCGTGCGCAAGAAGTTCCCGCTGCCGCGCACCATCTGGGACGGCGAGCAGAAGACGCATTGCTTCAAGGAGCGGACTCGGAGCCTGCTGCGGGAGTGGTACCTGCAGGACCCCTACCCCAACCCCAGCAAGAAACGCGAACTGGCGCAGGCCACCGGCCTCACTCCCACACAAGTAGGCAACTGGTTTAAGAACCGGAGGCAGCGCGACCGCGCCGCGGCGGCCAAGAACAG GCTCCAGCACCAGGCCATTGGACCGAGCGGCATGCGCTCGCTGGCCGAGCCCGGATGCCCCACGCACGGCTCAGCAGAGTCGCCGTCCACAGCGGCCAGTCCCACCACCAGCGTGTCGAGCCTGACGGAGCGCGCGGACACCGGCACCTCCATCCTCTCGGTAACCTCCAGCGACTCGGAATGTGATGTATGA